A portion of the Corynebacterium jeikeium genome contains these proteins:
- a CDS encoding peptide chain release factor 1 — translation MNDMTIASGPGIPDGAVIAADLAERFAKSSTPGGQGVNTTDGKVQLSIDVAECASLTDAQRHRISRNLEHRLDGSVFTVTASTQRSVFR, via the coding sequence ATGAACGACATGACCATAGCGTCCGGCCCGGGGATCCCCGACGGTGCGGTCATCGCCGCCGATCTCGCGGAGCGTTTCGCGAAATCGTCGACTCCAGGCGGCCAGGGCGTCAACACGACGGACGGCAAAGTCCAGCTTTCCATCGATGTCGCGGAATGCGCATCGCTTACCGACGCCCAGCGTCACCGTATCTCGCGCAACCTCGAGCACCGCCTAGACGGCTCCGTCTTTACCGTGACTGCGTCGACTCAGCGGTCTGTGTTTCGCTAG
- the merA gene encoding mercury(II) reductase, with product MPTKYDLAIIGSGGGAFAAAIRASTLGKSVVMIERGTLGGTCVNTGCVPSKALIAAAGARHVAVDAATRFPGITTTADPVDMPALIAGKQALVESLRGEKYADVADSYGWQVRRGDASFVGTPDAPVLDVAGSDGSVETIEAHHYLVATGSRPWAPPIDGLKETGYLTSTTAMELTEVPESLLVLGGGYVALEQAQLFARLGSQVTLLVRSRLASKEEPEVSKALQEVFADGGIRVVSRAVPTRVSRGTGGEAVVTAALSGGSQEFRADQVLVALGRRPVTDGLNLDAVGVNTGDSGEVVVSDRLQSSNPRVWAAGDVTGHPEFVYVAAHHGTLVAENAFADADRSVDYARLPRVTFTGPAIGAVGMTEKDVLAAGIHCDCRVLPLHHVPRALVNRDTRGFIKIVVNAETKEILGLTAVAKDAGELAAAGVHVLGRTVAEVANAWAPYLTMAEGIRIAAKAFTTDPSLLSCCA from the coding sequence ATGCCTACGAAGTACGATCTCGCCATCATCGGATCGGGAGGCGGCGCGTTCGCCGCTGCGATCCGCGCCAGCACGCTCGGGAAGTCGGTGGTGATGATCGAGCGCGGGACGCTCGGCGGCACCTGCGTGAACACGGGCTGCGTCCCGTCGAAGGCGCTCATTGCCGCAGCCGGCGCGCGGCACGTCGCGGTCGACGCCGCAACCCGGTTCCCCGGGATCACGACGACGGCGGATCCCGTAGACATGCCCGCGCTGATCGCTGGGAAGCAAGCGTTGGTGGAGTCGCTGCGCGGCGAGAAGTACGCCGACGTCGCCGACTCCTACGGCTGGCAGGTCCGACGCGGCGACGCCTCGTTCGTGGGCACCCCTGATGCGCCGGTTCTCGATGTTGCCGGATCCGACGGAAGCGTCGAGACCATCGAGGCCCACCACTACCTGGTCGCGACTGGTTCTCGCCCGTGGGCACCGCCGATCGACGGCCTGAAGGAGACCGGATACCTGACCTCGACCACGGCGATGGAGCTGACGGAGGTCCCCGAGTCGCTGCTGGTGCTCGGCGGCGGCTACGTCGCCCTGGAGCAGGCGCAGCTGTTCGCCCGCCTCGGCTCGCAGGTCACGCTGCTCGTGCGGTCCCGGCTCGCCTCGAAGGAGGAGCCGGAGGTGTCGAAGGCGCTCCAGGAGGTGTTCGCCGACGGGGGCATCCGCGTCGTCAGCCGCGCAGTGCCCACCCGGGTCTCCCGCGGCACGGGAGGCGAGGCCGTCGTGACCGCCGCCTTGTCCGGCGGCTCGCAGGAGTTCCGCGCCGACCAGGTCCTGGTCGCCCTCGGACGCCGTCCCGTCACCGATGGCCTGAACCTCGATGCGGTCGGGGTGAATACCGGAGACTCCGGCGAGGTGGTCGTCTCCGACCGGCTGCAGTCCTCGAACCCGCGGGTCTGGGCCGCGGGCGACGTGACCGGGCACCCCGAGTTCGTCTACGTCGCCGCCCACCACGGCACCCTCGTCGCCGAGAACGCGTTCGCCGACGCCGACCGGTCCGTCGACTACGCCCGCCTGCCGCGGGTGACGTTCACCGGGCCCGCGATCGGCGCGGTCGGGATGACCGAGAAGGACGTCCTCGCCGCGGGGATCCACTGCGACTGCCGCGTCCTGCCCTTGCACCACGTGCCCCGCGCCTTGGTCAACCGCGACACCCGCGGGTTCATCAAGATCGTCGTGAACGCCGAGACGAAAGAGATCCTCGGCCTGACCGCCGTCGCCAAGGACGCCGGGGAGCTCGCCGCCGCAGGCGTCCACGTGCTCGGCAGGACCGTCGCCGAGGTCGCCAACGCCTGGGCCCCCTACCTGACCATGGCCGAGGGCATCCGGATCGCCGCGAAGGCCTTCACCACCGACCCGTCGCTGCTGTCGTGCTGCGCATGA
- the erm gene encoding 23S ribosomal RNA methyltransferase Erm gives MSAYGHGRHEHGQNFLTNHKIINSIVDLVKQTSGPIIEIGPGSGALTHPISHLGRAITAVEVDAKLAAKLTKKTASASVEVVHDDFLNFRLPATPCVIVGNIPFHLTTAILRKLLHAPAWTDAVLLMQWEVARRRAGVGASTMMTAQWSPWFTFHLGSRVPRSAFRPQPNVDGGILVIRRVGDPKIPIEQRKAFQAMVHTVFTARGRGIGEILRRAGLFSSRSETQSWLRSRGIDPATLPPRLHTSDWIDLFQVTGSSSPRHRPISQSGSSQRPPQRKNRGRRR, from the coding sequence ATGTCTGCATACGGACACGGCCGTCACGAGCATGGCCAAAATTTTCTCACCAACCACAAGATCATCAACTCCATCGTCGATCTTGTAAAACAAACCTCCGGCCCCATCATTGAGATCGGGCCAGGAAGCGGTGCCCTCACTCACCCGATATCCCACTTGGGGAGGGCAATAACGGCAGTTGAGGTAGACGCAAAACTAGCTGCCAAACTCACAAAAAAGACCGCCTCGGCGTCGGTCGAAGTGGTCCATGATGATTTCCTTAACTTCCGGTTACCCGCCACTCCCTGCGTCATTGTGGGAAACATTCCCTTTCACCTCACCACTGCCATTCTTCGAAAGTTGTTGCATGCGCCGGCATGGACTGACGCTGTACTCCTCATGCAGTGGGAAGTCGCTCGCCGCCGGGCCGGGGTAGGTGCAAGCACGATGATGACGGCTCAGTGGTCCCCATGGTTCACGTTTCACCTTGGTTCCCGAGTACCAAGGTCTGCTTTCCGGCCACAGCCAAACGTTGACGGGGGGATCTTAGTGATCCGCCGGGTGGGTGACCCGAAGATTCCGATAGAGCAGCGCAAAGCCTTTCAGGCGATGGTGCACACCGTTTTCACTGCCCGGGGACGCGGGATAGGGGAAATTCTCCGAAGGGCAGGGTTGTTTTCATCACGTTCAGAGACACAATCATGGTTGCGCTCGCGAGGAATCGACCCCGCGACCCTACCTCCCAGATTGCACACCAGCGACTGGATCGATCTCTTCCAGGTGACTGGTTCCTCTTCACCGCGCCATCGGCCCATTTCACAATCGGGAAGTAGTCAACGCCCTCCTCAACGGAAAAATCGAGGCCGGCGGCGGTAA